From Nicotiana tabacum cultivar K326 chromosome 22, ASM71507v2, whole genome shotgun sequence, one genomic window encodes:
- the LOC142176190 gene encoding uncharacterized protein LOC142176190, translating into MEDFLTAEDYELWTIVYQGPLTPTKQNAQNKTVPKDPSEFVAANFRMMEMNAKAKKIFICGLGLDEYNKISMFSNAKQIWDALQIAYEGTNQVKRSGIELFMRNYELFSMKESEPI; encoded by the coding sequence ATGGAAGACTTCCTGACAGCTGAAGATTATGAACTATGGACCATAGTGTACCAAGGTCCATTGACTCCAACTAAACAAAATGCACAAAATAAAACAGTTCCTAAGGACCCCTCTGAATTTGTGGCAGCAAATTTCAGAATGATGGAGATGAATGCAAAGGCTAAGAAAATCTTTATCTGTGGACTTGGTCTTGATGAGTACAACAAAATTTCTATGTTCTCTAATGCAAAGCAGATATGGGATGCACTCCAAATTGCTTATGAAGGAACAAATCAAGTGAAGAGATCAGGGATAGAACTATTTATGAGAAACTATGAGCTCTTCTCTATGAAGGAGTCTGAGCCCATCTAG